One genomic segment of Hordeum vulgare subsp. vulgare chromosome 2H, MorexV3_pseudomolecules_assembly, whole genome shotgun sequence includes these proteins:
- the LOC123427651 gene encoding methionine aminopeptidase 1B, chloroplastic isoform X2, translating to MAVRVQSMELNRSPTLLSGGRGKTCPFIVQVKRSGGLEKANTRSQASEKLKKREPLTRGIVSAPLPVPGHIPRPPYVGSNKMPEISSERQMQDKESIVHMKAACELAARVLENAGKLVKPSVTTDEIDKAVHKMIIDAGAYPSPLGYGGFPKSVCTSVNECMCHGIPDSRELKDGDIINIDVTVYLNGFHGDTSKTFFCGEVDEATKRLVKVTEECMLRGISACKHGVSFKKIGRRISEHAERHGFGVVEQFVGHGVGRVFHSQPIIYHQRNNMPGQMVEGQTFTIEPILTMGRSSIECDMWEDGWTAVTTDGSLAAQFEHTILITRTGAEILTKC from the exons ATGGCGGTCAGAGTCCAGTCCATGGAGCTGAACCGCTCCCCGACGCTCCTCTCCGGCGGCCGAG GCAAAACATGCCCGTTCATTGTCCAAGTAAAGAGATCAGGGGGATTAGAGAAAGCAAATACAAG GTCGCAAGCTTCTGAAAAACTCAAGAAAAGAGAACCCCTGACCCGTGGGATTGTTAGTGCACCTCTTCCGGTACCAGGTCACATACCTCGACCTCCTTATGTTGGATCAAACAAAATGCCAGAGATATCGAGTGAGAGACAAATGCAGGACAAAGAGAGCATCGTGCACATGAAAGCTGCATGTGAGCTTGCTGCTCGTGTTCTTGAAAATGCAGGGAAATTAGTCAAA CCTTCTGTAACAACCGACGAAATTGATAAAGCAGTGCACAAGATGATCATTGATGCTGGAGCCTATCCATCCCCGCTTGGATACGGCGGGTTTCCAAAAAGTGTATGCACATCAGTGAACGAATGCATGTGCCATGGTATTCCTGATTCACGAGAACTAAAG GATGGAGACATAATTAACATTGACGTCACTGTCTACTTGAAT GGTTTTCATGGGGATACCTCTAAAACGTTTTTCTGTGGAGAAGTTGACGAAGCTACTAAAAGACTTGTGAAG GTTACTGAAGAATGCATGCTTAGGGGCATATCAGCCTGCAAACATGGTGTGAGCTTTAAGAAAATTGGCAGAAGAATAAG CGAGCATGCTGAGAGGCATGGCTTTGGTGTTGTGGAGCAATTTGTTGGGCATGGAGTTGGCAGAGTATTCCATTCACAGCCAATTATATATCACCAGC GCAACAACATGCCGGGGCAGATGGTAGAAGGCCAGACGTTCACAATAG AGCCGATCCTGACCATGGGACGCAGCAGCATCGAGTGCGACATGTGGGAGGACGGCTGGACGGCGGTGACGACGGACGGCAGCCTGGCGGCGCAGTTCGAGCACACCATCCTCATCACCAGGACCGGCGCGGAGATCCTCACCAAATGCTAG
- the LOC123427651 gene encoding methionine aminopeptidase 1B, chloroplastic isoform X1 encodes MAVRVQSMELNRSPTLLSGGRGKTCPFIVQVKRSGGLEKANTRQNRSQASEKLKKREPLTRGIVSAPLPVPGHIPRPPYVGSNKMPEISSERQMQDKESIVHMKAACELAARVLENAGKLVKPSVTTDEIDKAVHKMIIDAGAYPSPLGYGGFPKSVCTSVNECMCHGIPDSRELKDGDIINIDVTVYLNGFHGDTSKTFFCGEVDEATKRLVKVTEECMLRGISACKHGVSFKKIGRRISEHAERHGFGVVEQFVGHGVGRVFHSQPIIYHQRNNMPGQMVEGQTFTIEPILTMGRSSIECDMWEDGWTAVTTDGSLAAQFEHTILITRTGAEILTKC; translated from the exons ATGGCGGTCAGAGTCCAGTCCATGGAGCTGAACCGCTCCCCGACGCTCCTCTCCGGCGGCCGAG GCAAAACATGCCCGTTCATTGTCCAAGTAAAGAGATCAGGGGGATTAGAGAAAGCAAATACAAG ACAAAACAGGTCGCAAGCTTCTGAAAAACTCAAGAAAAGAGAACCCCTGACCCGTGGGATTGTTAGTGCACCTCTTCCGGTACCAGGTCACATACCTCGACCTCCTTATGTTGGATCAAACAAAATGCCAGAGATATCGAGTGAGAGACAAATGCAGGACAAAGAGAGCATCGTGCACATGAAAGCTGCATGTGAGCTTGCTGCTCGTGTTCTTGAAAATGCAGGGAAATTAGTCAAA CCTTCTGTAACAACCGACGAAATTGATAAAGCAGTGCACAAGATGATCATTGATGCTGGAGCCTATCCATCCCCGCTTGGATACGGCGGGTTTCCAAAAAGTGTATGCACATCAGTGAACGAATGCATGTGCCATGGTATTCCTGATTCACGAGAACTAAAG GATGGAGACATAATTAACATTGACGTCACTGTCTACTTGAAT GGTTTTCATGGGGATACCTCTAAAACGTTTTTCTGTGGAGAAGTTGACGAAGCTACTAAAAGACTTGTGAAG GTTACTGAAGAATGCATGCTTAGGGGCATATCAGCCTGCAAACATGGTGTGAGCTTTAAGAAAATTGGCAGAAGAATAAG CGAGCATGCTGAGAGGCATGGCTTTGGTGTTGTGGAGCAATTTGTTGGGCATGGAGTTGGCAGAGTATTCCATTCACAGCCAATTATATATCACCAGC GCAACAACATGCCGGGGCAGATGGTAGAAGGCCAGACGTTCACAATAG AGCCGATCCTGACCATGGGACGCAGCAGCATCGAGTGCGACATGTGGGAGGACGGCTGGACGGCGGTGACGACGGACGGCAGCCTGGCGGCGCAGTTCGAGCACACCATCCTCATCACCAGGACCGGCGCGGAGATCCTCACCAAATGCTAG